A DNA window from Flavobacterium sp. contains the following coding sequences:
- the dnaB gene encoding replicative DNA helicase: protein MENFKNVNPVKVDKTTIINLEKGKLPPQVLDLEEAVLGAMMIDKKGVDDVIDILQPDAFYKDAHKHIFEAILQLFTETQPIDLLTVSSQLKKNGKLELAGGDFYLIQLTQKIASSAHIEFHSRIILQKFIQRSLIRISSEIIEESYDETTDVFDLLDKAESKLYEVTQGNIKRSSETAQSLVLQAKKRIEEIAGKEGLSGIATGFEKLDQLTSGWQPSDLIIIAARPGMGKTAFVLSMARNISIQFGHAVAVFSLEMASVQLITRLISSETGLSSEKLRTGKLEKHEWEQLSTKVKDLEKAPLFIDDTPSLSIFDLRAKCRRLASQHGIKLIIIDYLQLMTAGGNAKGGGNREQEISTISRNLKALAKELNVPVIALSQLSRAVETRGSSKRPLLSDLRESGAIEQDADIVSFIYRPEYYKIEEWDDDEQSSTAGQAEFIVAKHRNGGLDNIRLKFLGHLGKFDNLEDFSGGYDDLPSKMNHDDNPFITKNLPSANEAFGSNLNDDDDDSDVPF, encoded by the coding sequence ATGGAAAATTTCAAAAATGTAAACCCTGTAAAGGTAGATAAAACCACTATTATTAATCTCGAAAAAGGAAAACTTCCTCCACAGGTTCTTGACCTTGAGGAGGCTGTACTTGGTGCAATGATGATTGATAAAAAGGGGGTAGATGATGTAATTGATATTTTGCAGCCGGATGCTTTTTACAAAGACGCACACAAACATATTTTTGAAGCAATTTTGCAGCTTTTTACCGAGACACAGCCAATAGATTTATTGACAGTATCATCTCAGTTAAAGAAAAACGGAAAGTTAGAATTAGCAGGAGGAGATTTTTACTTAATTCAGCTTACGCAAAAAATTGCTTCTTCGGCACACATCGAATTTCACTCGCGTATTATTCTTCAAAAATTTATTCAAAGAAGTTTAATTAGAATATCTTCTGAGATTATCGAAGAATCGTATGATGAAACTACAGATGTATTTGATTTGTTGGACAAAGCCGAATCGAAATTGTATGAAGTAACGCAGGGAAATATTAAACGTAGTTCTGAAACAGCTCAAAGTTTAGTATTACAGGCAAAGAAACGTATTGAAGAAATTGCAGGTAAAGAAGGTTTGAGTGGTATTGCAACTGGTTTTGAAAAATTAGATCAGTTAACTTCTGGATGGCAGCCGTCGGATTTAATTATTATCGCGGCACGTCCGGGTATGGGAAAAACGGCTTTCGTACTTTCGATGGCAAGAAATATTAGTATTCAGTTTGGACATGCGGTAGCAGTTTTCTCACTTGAGATGGCTTCTGTTCAGCTAATTACGAGGCTTATTTCTTCAGAAACAGGATTGTCTTCTGAAAAATTAAGAACGGGAAAACTGGAAAAACATGAATGGGAACAGCTGAGTACTAAAGTAAAAGATTTAGAAAAAGCACCTCTGTTTATTGATGATACACCTTCGCTTTCTATTTTCGATTTACGTGCAAAATGTCGTCGTTTAGCTTCGCAGCACGGAATTAAATTAATCATTATCGATTACTTGCAGTTAATGACAGCGGGAGGTAATGCAAAAGGAGGAGGAAATCGTGAGCAGGAGATTTCGACAATTTCCCGAAACTTAAAAGCATTGGCAAAAGAGTTAAACGTTCCGGTAATTGCACTTTCTCAGTTATCGCGTGCCGTTGAAACCCGTGGATCAAGCAAGCGTCCTCTGCTATCGGATCTTCGTGAATCTGGAGCTATTGAGCAGGATGCCGATATTGTATCGTTTATTTACCGTCCTGAATATTATAAAATTGAAGAATGGGATGATGATGAACAATCATCGACAGCAGGTCAGGCAGAATTTATTGTGGCTAAACACCGTAACGGTGGACTTGACAACATTCGTTTAAAATTCTTAGGACATTTAGGTAAGTTTGATAACCTTGAAGATTTTAGTGGAGGATACGATGATTTGCCTTCAAAAATGAATCACGACGATAATCCGTTTATCACTAAAAATCTTCCATCGGCAAATGAAGCTTTCGGAAGCAATTTAAATGATGACGATGATGATAGCGATGTACCGTTCTAA
- a CDS encoding acetyl-CoA carboxylase carboxyltransferase subunit alpha, with the protein MEYLDFELPIKELEEQLEKCVIIGKESDVDVTPTCKEINKKLEQTKKEIYKNLTAWQRVQLSRHPNRPYTLDYIKAICGDTFLELHGDRGFKDDKAMVGGLGKINGQSFMIVGQQKGFNTKTRQYRNFGMANPEGYRKALRLMKMAEKFGIPVLTLVDTPGAYPGLEAEERGQGEAIARNIFEMVRLQVPIITIIVGEGASGGALGIGVGDRVYMLENTWYSVISPESCSSILWKSWEYKERAAEALKLTSSDMKKQKLVDDVIPEPLGGAHYDRETTFKTVAEYITKGYNELKDLSTAELIAQRMDKYSNMGEYKE; encoded by the coding sequence ATGGAATATTTAGATTTTGAGCTTCCAATAAAAGAACTTGAAGAACAGTTAGAAAAGTGTGTTATAATTGGAAAAGAATCTGATGTTGATGTTACGCCAACTTGTAAAGAAATCAACAAGAAATTAGAACAAACTAAGAAAGAAATATATAAAAATCTTACAGCCTGGCAGCGTGTACAATTATCAAGACACCCAAACAGACCTTATACTTTAGATTATATCAAAGCAATTTGCGGTGATACTTTCTTAGAACTTCATGGAGACAGAGGTTTTAAAGATGATAAAGCAATGGTTGGGGGACTTGGAAAAATAAACGGTCAGTCGTTTATGATTGTAGGTCAGCAAAAAGGTTTTAATACAAAAACACGTCAATACCGTAATTTTGGTATGGCGAACCCAGAAGGATACCGTAAAGCTTTGCGTTTAATGAAAATGGCAGAGAAATTTGGTATTCCGGTTTTAACTTTAGTAGACACTCCGGGTGCATACCCAGGACTTGAAGCTGAAGAAAGAGGACAAGGTGAAGCTATTGCAAGAAATATTTTTGAAATGGTTCGTTTACAAGTGCCAATTATCACGATTATTGTAGGTGAAGGTGCTTCGGGAGGAGCTTTAGGAATAGGTGTTGGAGACCGAGTATATATGTTAGAGAATACTTGGTATTCTGTAATTTCTCCAGAATCATGTTCTTCAATTTTATGGAAAAGCTGGGAGTACAAAGAACGTGCTGCCGAAGCTTTAAAATTGACTTCATCTGATATGAAAAAACAAAAATTAGTTGATGATGTTATTCCTGAACCACTAGGTGGAGCGCACTATGACCGCGAAACTACTTTTAAAACAGTGGCAGAATATATTACCAAAGGATATAATGAATTAAAAGACTTATCAACAGCCGAGCTAATTGCCCAAAGAATGGACAAATACAGCAATATGGGCGAGTATAAAGAGTAA
- a CDS encoding DMT family transporter, which translates to MRNDNLKSYLNLHLIVFIWGFTAILGALITIDAENLVWFRMLIAGLFLGGFILFKKQSFSISAQSFAKLIFVGLLIAMHWIFFFKAIHVSNVSITLSIFSLGAFFASLLEPLFYGRKILWYEVFFGLVIIAGLGLILQVEIKYLTGVYYALISIILGVLFTLMNGKLISDHEPSVITFYEFGAGVFFISIYFLVVGKFNADFFVMSINNWVLLLILASVCTAYAFTASVKVMRRLTPYTVMLTTNLEPVYGILLAYFILGGKEKMSVEFYIGAVIIVITVILNGVFKHYQNKNKV; encoded by the coding sequence ATGCGAAACGATAATTTAAAAAGTTACTTAAACCTTCATTTAATTGTTTTTATTTGGGGATTTACTGCCATTCTTGGTGCTTTAATTACAATTGATGCCGAGAATTTGGTTTGGTTTAGAATGCTTATTGCCGGTCTATTTCTTGGAGGATTTATATTGTTTAAAAAACAGTCTTTTTCTATTTCGGCACAATCATTTGCCAAATTAATTTTTGTTGGATTATTAATAGCCATGCACTGGATTTTCTTTTTTAAGGCAATTCATGTGTCTAATGTTTCTATAACACTGTCGATTTTTTCGCTTGGAGCATTTTTCGCTTCTCTGCTCGAACCACTTTTTTACGGAAGAAAAATTTTGTGGTACGAAGTTTTCTTCGGATTAGTTATCATTGCTGGATTAGGATTGATATTACAGGTTGAAATAAAATATCTTACAGGCGTATATTACGCTTTGATCTCAATTATTCTGGGGGTTTTATTCACATTGATGAATGGAAAATTAATCTCAGATCACGAGCCTTCAGTTATTACATTTTACGAATTTGGGGCAGGAGTTTTCTTTATATCTATTTACTTTTTAGTGGTAGGGAAATTCAATGCTGATTTTTTTGTTATGTCAATAAACAATTGGGTTTTATTATTGATTTTAGCTTCTGTTTGTACAGCTTATGCATTTACGGCATCAGTAAAAGTTATGCGGAGATTAACTCCGTATACCGTAATGTTAACCACTAATTTAGAGCCTGTTTACGGAATTCTTTTGGCTTATTTTATTCTTGGCGGTAAAGAGAAAATGAGTGTAGAATTTTATATCGGAGCTGTTATAATTGTCATTACTGTTATTTTGAATGGTGTTTTTAAACATTATCAAAATAAAAACAAAGTGTAG